The genomic region ACTTGCTACATAACTACACGTTTGATTAGACTCAAATCCACGATCTCTACTTATTTATAGGACCTTAGTTTTAGCCACTAAATTAGTATATGGTGAAGCAATGGTAGAAAATTCGtaccaaattcaaaatttatggtgcaatattcaaaattcaactatTTGAACTGTAAAAGTGAAGTAAGacgaatattttcataaacgTGGGTGGTTGGTCAACTAAATTTTCACCCATTACAATGGAGAAAGTAtgaattttcatcaaaattgttattaaataagattttaGAGAGTAGAGGTTTCTCTTGCATTTAAAGCTATCGACAGATTTTGCCACAAAAGAGCAAAAAAGAATCAGAAATTTCTGACATTTAGAGATACATATGTCTGGTCTGAGTCCAGTACTGTCCAACCCTAATTGTGGTAAAATGGAGCCAAGTAGAAGACGTTTTCATGTTCAAAGATGTATTGGATCCGGaagtatatttttgaatttgaaaatgtaaTGTGTGATTGGTATGGATATATGCACCCAACTCAACTGGGGAAAACCAGCTAATTAATGTCGTACGGAGAAAACTAAATAAAGAATGCGAATTACTTTTGTTTTCGATGCATTTAAGTAtgaatgaattatttggtCCGACAAGAGTACGAGAACGATAGTTAAGAGGCTTTTGTTGTGGTCGGCCACCTAATTCACTTCAATTCTTCAATTAGTTGTAACTCGGATTCGTTTAGATTTTCACACAGCTTTGACCCTTTGGTATTTAGATTTGTCATTAATGTTAATCTACGTGGCACGTAAAGTATATactaatactaaaaaaaatccGAGTTATCAAAACAGCGTTTACAAAATTGTTTAAGatgtttcaataaaaattcaaattttcaaaatctattattttttttaaaattcttggaaaaatttaatttagtgtAATTGAAACAaacgttttaaaatataacaatcgaatttagaaataaaaaacattcaaagtcacgttggaacaaatattatataacagTTAGAAACGCTATTTACGACaagataattaaatagaaaacttacaacgagaaCTATATCGTAACAATTTTCAATCCAACgaaaatagttattttaacTAAATCATATAATTCACTACttgttttgaagaaaatataagtCCCATATCAGTAGTGCCCGAGTACAACATAATTTCTCCCAAAATAAGACGATTttgcaattctttttattttagtactaCACCAAAGAACACCTCGATCAAACACTCAAAAgttcgttatttgaaaattaagcTCAAATCTCTACAAATTTTAGAGGAGagcattaaaaaaaactattaaaataaatttaaatatttttgccgcaataaaaaaacaataaaagcaTCAAAAGAGTGTTCTTCAATTATACAAagctataaatatttatttatttaattaattaatatttaaacagtatttaggaaaaataaaatattaattttaaatggaaAAGGGTGAAGATTGATAAATGGCCTTTGTGTGTCCAGTCCATATTGAAGCAAGCCCTACAACTGGGTGGTTGGGCTTTTGGGCCAGTATCTTGGGATAGGTAACTTAACAAGGATGCATAGCCCATTAAACCGCGCAGGTTTTGCGTTAGCCGACGAGAGCTACGTCGTCACCATAGTTTCTTCAGCGTTTCAACCTGCGAGCGGAAGTCTGCTGCAATCTTCTTCGTCTTCTTCAGTTTCATGGTTGCCTTAATTCGTAAGTGCTTTTTGTTTCCGATTATATGCTGCTTTGTTTTTGGTCTGCTTCGAGATCCAATCTTATACTTTCTTCTGCTTCGTAATGAAAATCTCATTTTGTATGGCGATAAATGATGATGACTGAACATTGTGCTTCTGGTTtcttattttgtcatgaaGTGATTTTGGTTTCGTCTGCTGGGAAGGGGAAATCAATTATCGGTAAAGAACCTAAGGTGTAAAACTGTAAAGTAGCTGGTAATTTGCTGTTGTACATTTTGCATTGCCCTTCCCGGTTCCGTGTGTTGTTCATTGATTTTATATGTGTAACTTATTGAATGGGTTTTGAAGTTTCCGTAAAGTTTTCGCTGCTAAATTGATAGCCTATTGAGTTGCTAATCAGCAAAATTAGCAAGTACTTGATTAGTTTTTAATCATTTGCTTGAATTACATTACATGTAGGTCAATATGGACTGGGTATGTTGGAATTTTAGAAGATTTTTAAGGAGATATGGTGCTCAAATTGGCGTCAcaaaatttactttcatgTTTTTTCAAGTGTAGGAGTGAATGAGGTCCATTTGGGGTAACCAAAATTTGTAACTTTCACATGGCATCTGGTGCATTTACGATTACAACAAGTGAAAAAGCAATGAAAGAGAGATGAGTACGATCACAGGTGCTGAgttgtattttgttttcttgtttgcaTAACAGAATCTGTCTAGTTGTGATGGCATGTGCTGATGCTTCTTGTTGGTAGAAGACCAAGTTTTGGCATTACATCTGTCCGGGCTTGCTCTACTGCTATCTCTTTTACTGGCTGTCATTTCAGAGGCTTAGCCACTATGAAAGAAGAAGGAATGGATAATTCCGTTGATTTTTCTGCTATTTCTCGTGAAAAATTGCCTGTTTTACCACCTATAGTTGCAAGGAATGGCCAGAAATGTTCATCCTCTAAAGTTCAGGCAACACcagaaattgagaagaagTATGTCCATCGGGTTTATGATGCTATTGCACCCCATTTTAGTTCTACTCGGTTTGCAAAATGGCCCAAAGTCCAAACGTTCTTGAATTCTCTGCCTTCAGGATCACTTGTTTTAGATGCTGGCTGTGGCAACGGGAAATACTTGGGGCTGAATCCAAACTGCTATTTCATTGGATGTGATATTAGTGCTCCCCTTATTAATATATGTGCAGATAAGGGGCATGAAGTTTTAGTTGCTGATGCAGTAAATCTACCTTATCGATCTGGTTATGGTGATGCCGCAATTTCTATTGCAGTCTTACATCACCTGAGCACGGAAATTCGGAGAAAGAAAGCAGTAGAAGAATTAATCCGTATTGTAAAACCAGGTGGCCTTGTGTTAATTACAGTTTGGGCTAGGGAACAAGAAGATAAGGCATTGGTTAATAAATGGACTCCTCTTAATCAGAAGTACTTAGAAGAGTGGATAGGACCTGGTAGCCCTCGGGTTCGTAGctcttcatcttcattttctttaaaaagcATTCCAGAAACTGAAGAAAATGTTTCGGTGGAGCAGTTGAAAGATGTAGGTGAAGAATCTGCTGAAAAGAACCCGCATGAAATAATGTGCTCAAACTCTAATGATGGACATTCTCCATTGGATTCTAAAAATAAAGCGAGTAATCTATATCAGCAAGAATATTTTGTACCATGGCACTTACCCTATCATCGTGCTGAAGTAAGCGGAGCGTCTGTCAATGCTGTAGCTAATGGTTTGGCAAGGAAAGACGATAAGAAGGGCGCCGTGGTGTATGACAGATATTATCATGTTTTCAGTGAAGGTGAACTTGAaaggtaaaatattatttaaacatccttttcttctttgaaCCGAGTTTCCTAGGGATTTGGTCCGGTGTTGGATGTTCGCTATAGGTCTGATGGACATGCATGGTACTGGACGTTATAcacattttcttttgctgTTCCCCTTAAtgggataatttatattactaTCCATAATTATGATCAGAATATCGTGTGAATTAGTCTTCTAAGCTGTTGCACCACTTGTTTCAATCTTCTGCTAATAAACCCCTTTGTGAAGCCTAGTGCTTGTCGTAGAGCTGTTTGTGATAAATATGAACTCGTCAAATTTGTAATGTTCTCCAGCTCAAGAGTGACTTCCAATCGAGAACAAACAATGGTTTTGGAAAGCAGGTGAGGAACTTGCTAATTGGTACCAAAGGTTGACTGATCTCTTGGCTTACCTTTTGCCTGGATATGGAATCTAAATGAAAGACTAACAACAGATGTACAAAGGAAAAATGTAGCTCCTTTGTTTCATATTTCATCATTGACTGTATTGTTTCAATAATTTGCTCAGTGCTGAAGTATTGTATGGCAATTCATATGCGTTCATGCTATTTTCACCTGAATAATATCTTTTGAGGCCTTTGCAATATTTTCCTTATTGATGCTACTTAATCTTAGGCTTTAACCTTCCGTACCACAATAATATGCGCAGGTTAGTTTCTGGTGTGGATGGTGCTGACATTGTCGACAGATTCTATGATAAATCAAACTGGTGCATTATCCTTGAGAAAACTTCGTCATAAATTGGGTCCTGTTCGTCAATCTTGTAACCAGTGAACTTCACCGAAAAAATACTTCAGTTATCTTGTTTTGAAGCGTTTTACAATGTTGGAGTAGGTGATCTTGCAAGCTGAGGCAAAACGGCTCAGAAGAGTTTGATTTTGGCAACAAAATACATCCGAAACAAGATCCGAGAGCCCTTCAACCAGCAAGAAACCGGCAATTCATGAGATTTTGCACAGGAACGtcatattttaacttttggaGGTTTGTTGAGGGCGGGCTGTCTCGTCCTTCCATTATACATCTGTGCTTCAGTTTCAATGTACCACTAGTAGCCTTTGTAAAGACCTGATATTTTACTGTGTTGAAAGCCTCACAACAGATGCCGCATCTATAGAAGATGCTGTTTTGTGTTGAAAAGATgacgataaattttgaactagAATAGATGCTTGTTTTCCATATCATTTCTAGTGATTACAAACTTGGGTTTTGGTTTAGGCGATCAAAGGTGAAAAAGGACAATGGTTTCCTTGTACTACCTCGATCCCCATTTTTGAGGCCGCGAACATCGAACATATTAGAATTCAGGGTTCTGCTTTTCAAATCTCAGGGTAGTCCCACGATGCTATGCAGTATTATTATTTCTGCAAAATATTCATAGTTCTAAACGTTTTCTCCAaacattttatgaaatatttaatcaacattcaaaattttgcataaCTTTATTGTTTCAATCCTGCCTCATTAGGAAGGCACATAACAACCAATGCAGATTTTATTTAGGGCCTCCTCAAGTTCTTATATtaaagaaaccaaaagcaaTATCCGTCCGACAATATCATAATAACCAGCAGCCTTTTCcctattatattattattaatttaccaaaaaattgaaaagaaagaaagattaaCAAAAATGCAAGACTGTACATTGCCCTAATCATTGATTCCCTCAGATTGCAGATTTCCCAGAAAAAGCTGGGCACTCATCATTCAAGGAACGCATACTTTTCTATACATATTAGTCAGTCAACCATCAGCCACAGATATTTAACCTAGTTAATTAGTTGCGGATTAATTATCTAATCTTCCCATTAATTACGgatttatgttatatataacCCAGAAATTCTATCCCTAGACCGTCGTTTggttaaatttcaattaattatatgagaagTGTAATACATTTGTCGTAcgataaatatacaattaaaaaaaatccaatatcatatagtaaatatattatagattgATTTGAGTCGGCCGAAccatttatttgtttcatataccatttattatttatgtccataaaaaaatcagcTTGGTAATGCTTGCTCCCGCATAAGTTATTATCTGTTAGACCACATA from Sesamum indicum cultivar Zhongzhi No. 13 linkage group LG3, S_indicum_v1.0, whole genome shotgun sequence harbors:
- the LOC105159340 gene encoding alkylated DNA repair protein alkB homolog 8; the encoded protein is MLLVGRRPSFGITSVRACSTAISFTGCHFRGLATMKEEGMDNSVDFSAISREKLPVLPPIVARNGQKCSSSKVQATPEIEKKYVHRVYDAIAPHFSSTRFAKWPKVQTFLNSLPSGSLVLDAGCGNGKYLGLNPNCYFIGCDISAPLINICADKGHEVLVADAVNLPYRSGYGDAAISIAVLHHLSTEIRRKKAVEELIRIVKPGGLVLITVWAREQEDKALVNKWTPLNQKYLEEWIGPGSPRVRSSSSSFSLKSIPETEENVSVEQLKDVGEESAEKNPHEIMCSNSNDGHSPLDSKNKASNLYQQEYFVPWHLPYHRAEVSGASVNAVANGLARKDDKKGAVVYDRYYHVFSEGELERLVSGVDGADIVDRFYDKSNWCIILEKTSS